The following proteins are co-located in the Coleofasciculus chthonoplastes PCC 7420 genome:
- a CDS encoding AAA family ATPase: MTLDLREFFQATNPDKTLFVDNAAKDQNYYIDFSPVRGGHAIKQLSNQIAFWSPDIPTCQLFTGHVGCGKSTELLQLKAQLERAGFHIVYFESSKNLEMADVDVSDILLAIAARVSQSLDTIERDCSQNTQTILKQVAKLLQTEIELTAEASVPGLGDVAASTEGDFSVDVGIPGVGKVKVNQEEGLSFVAPLIGKITAKAKASPEFRNKLRGYLEPRTNGILDAINSELIEPGIQTLKDYGKKGLVVIVDNLDRIDSSVKPWGRNQQEYLFVDRGEQLRSLNCHLIYTMPLALRFSNELGPLTQRFKNPTVLPMVLVQLRDGRESEQGMALLRQMVLARAFPDLKAQQRLHKITEIFDTPDTLDRLCRISGGHVRNLLRLLNNAIQTEMGLPISWDSLDKVILDYKNALKLAVDDHEWALLHRVAKEKRVTGDDGYEKLIRSMFVYEYQDRQGSWFVINPVLAEAEEFQS; the protein is encoded by the coding sequence ATGACATTAGATTTACGAGAATTTTTCCAAGCCACCAATCCCGATAAAACCTTATTCGTGGATAATGCTGCCAAGGATCAAAACTATTATATTGATTTCTCGCCAGTGCGAGGGGGACATGCGATCAAGCAATTAAGCAATCAAATTGCATTTTGGTCACCGGATATACCGACTTGCCAACTGTTTACCGGACACGTTGGCTGTGGTAAGTCTACCGAATTGTTGCAACTCAAAGCTCAGTTAGAGCGAGCAGGATTTCATATTGTTTATTTTGAATCCTCTAAAAATTTGGAAATGGCAGACGTAGATGTCAGTGATATTTTACTAGCAATCGCGGCGCGGGTGAGTCAAAGCTTGGATACAATTGAACGGGACTGTTCCCAGAATACTCAAACTATTCTTAAACAAGTGGCTAAACTGTTGCAAACCGAAATTGAACTGACGGCTGAGGCTTCGGTTCCGGGGTTGGGTGATGTAGCCGCTAGTACAGAAGGAGATTTTTCAGTTGATGTCGGCATTCCGGGAGTTGGTAAAGTAAAGGTGAATCAGGAGGAAGGATTATCATTTGTTGCTCCTTTAATTGGTAAGATTACCGCGAAAGCAAAAGCCAGTCCAGAGTTTCGGAATAAATTAAGAGGATATTTGGAACCGCGCACAAATGGAATATTAGACGCAATTAACTCGGAACTAATTGAACCCGGAATCCAGACACTCAAAGACTACGGTAAAAAAGGGCTAGTAGTCATCGTTGATAACCTTGACAGAATTGACAGTTCTGTTAAACCCTGGGGACGTAATCAGCAAGAATACTTATTCGTAGACCGTGGTGAGCAGTTACGCAGTTTAAACTGTCATCTAATTTATACCATGCCCTTGGCGTTGAGGTTCTCTAATGAGTTGGGTCCGTTGACTCAGCGGTTTAAGAATCCGACTGTATTACCGATGGTATTAGTTCAGTTGCGCGATGGTCGTGAAAGTGAACAAGGAATGGCGCTACTACGACAGATGGTTTTAGCCAGAGCGTTTCCGGATTTAAAAGCACAGCAACGTCTCCATAAAATTACAGAGATTTTTGATACACCTGACACCTTAGATCGCCTCTGTCGGATCAGTGGCGGTCATGTCCGCAATTTGCTACGATTGCTCAATAATGCCATCCAGACCGAAATGGGATTACCGATCTCCTGGGACAGCTTGGATAAGGTAATTCTAGACTATAAAAATGCGCTGAAGCTAGCTGTTGATGACCATGAATGGGCGTTATTGCATCGAGTAGCTAAGGAGAAAAGAGTTACTGGCGATGATGGATACGAAAAGCTGATTCGCAGTATGTTCGTCTATGAGTATCAGGATCGCCAAGGCTCTTGGTTTGTGATCAATCCAGTTTTGGCAGAAGCGGAGGAATTCCAATCATGA
- the nfi gene encoding deoxyribonuclease V (cleaves DNA at apurinic or apyrimidinic sites) yields the protein MEIYPRHSWTLTVEEATAIQNQLSREIITSDQLGEVKYVAGVDVGFEDNYAISRAAVAVLSFPELQLIEQAIARRPTNFPYIPGFLSFREVPVVMDALSQIKITPDLILCDGQGIAHPRRFGLACHLGLLITVPTIGVAKSRLIGQHEELPPEKGNWQPLRHRGEVIGAVVRSRTGVKPLYVSPGHRISLPTAIDYVLRCTPKYRLPETTRWADKLASNRIG from the coding sequence ATGGAAATTTATCCACGCCACTCGTGGACTTTGACGGTTGAGGAAGCGACGGCGATTCAAAACCAACTCAGTCGTGAAATTATTACCTCGGATCAATTGGGTGAGGTAAAGTATGTTGCGGGTGTGGATGTTGGTTTTGAAGACAATTATGCGATTTCCCGCGCCGCCGTTGCGGTACTGAGTTTTCCGGAATTGCAACTGATCGAACAGGCGATCGCACGTCGCCCAACCAACTTTCCTTATATCCCAGGGTTTCTCTCGTTTCGGGAAGTTCCTGTGGTAATGGATGCCTTATCTCAGATTAAGATAACTCCAGATCTAATTTTGTGTGATGGTCAGGGAATTGCCCATCCCCGACGATTTGGTTTGGCTTGTCATTTAGGGTTATTGATTACAGTACCTACGATTGGGGTAGCGAAGTCGCGATTAATTGGTCAGCATGAGGAACTACCCCCAGAGAAAGGGAATTGGCAACCCTTGCGACATCGGGGAGAGGTGATTGGCGCTGTCGTGCGATCGCGGACTGGGGTGAAACCTCTTTATGTGTCTCCGGGTCATCGGATCAGCTTACCTACGGCAATCGATTATGTCCTGCGCTGCACTCCAAAATATCGATTACCGGAAACAACCCGTTGGGCTGATAAACTAGCATCAAACCGGATTGGTTGA
- a CDS encoding cation:proton antiporter — protein MSVESAISEAAIEQNLEQFLLVLSVSLSVATVSRIFPLFRKIPYTLLLVIVGLGLAFVDVRLVNLSPELILEIFLPPLLFEAAWNIRWRDLRRDLIPVILFAVVGVIISVLGIAFTITQFTELPLAIALLVGASLAATDPVSVIALFRELGADKRLKTLMEGESLFNDGVAVVAFLLLVGIPLGTQEFSLSTTVAQFFTFVGIGIGVGCLIGFGISFLTQRFDLPFVEQSLTLVSAYGTYLITEELGGSGVIGVVTVGLVLGNFGSRIGMNPRTRLIVSEFWDFLAFFVNSIVFLLIGDQIDFPRLGQNLGLIGVAIGAVLFTRAISIYGLATISNGLVKSDIGWRQQTVLWWGGLRGSVSIALALSVPVTLEGRQDIIVTVFGVVLFTLLVEGLTTQFLLEKLDLIGDQPVRQKYSEATARRVALNRVKDYLESATTNNEMNSEFCQYQIKLVDGQLESIHTELDQLLHHHPQLQNLDMEQLQERMVDIEADTYAEFIRAGRLTENLSPLLQEALIEADEKLIESD, from the coding sequence ATGTCCGTAGAATCCGCTATCAGCGAAGCTGCCATTGAGCAGAATCTGGAACAATTTCTCTTGGTGCTGTCGGTGTCTCTCAGCGTCGCCACCGTTTCCCGGATTTTTCCGTTGTTCCGCAAAATCCCCTATACCTTACTTCTGGTTATTGTCGGCTTGGGTTTAGCCTTTGTCGATGTGCGCCTAGTGAACCTATCCCCAGAACTGATTCTAGAGATTTTCCTCCCTCCCCTGCTGTTTGAAGCCGCCTGGAATATCCGTTGGCGGGATTTGCGGCGAGATTTAATCCCGGTGATTCTGTTTGCGGTGGTGGGGGTGATAATTTCGGTGCTGGGAATTGCCTTTACCATTACCCAATTTACCGAATTACCCCTGGCGATCGCCTTATTAGTCGGCGCGAGTCTAGCGGCAACTGACCCCGTATCCGTTATCGCCCTATTCCGGGAATTGGGGGCGGATAAACGCCTGAAAACCTTGATGGAGGGGGAAAGCTTATTTAATGATGGTGTCGCCGTCGTCGCCTTTCTCTTATTAGTCGGTATCCCCCTCGGTACGCAGGAATTTTCCCTATCCACCACAGTTGCCCAATTTTTTACCTTTGTCGGAATTGGTATTGGTGTCGGTTGCTTAATCGGGTTTGGCATTTCCTTTCTCACCCAACGCTTTGATTTACCCTTCGTCGAACAATCTCTGACGTTAGTTTCTGCTTATGGCACTTACCTGATTACCGAAGAACTTGGCGGTTCTGGCGTAATTGGCGTGGTTACTGTGGGGTTAGTGCTGGGCAACTTTGGTTCCCGGATTGGCATGAACCCCCGCACCCGCTTAATTGTCTCCGAATTCTGGGATTTTCTGGCATTTTTTGTCAACTCAATTGTCTTTCTCCTCATCGGAGACCAAATTGATTTCCCCCGCTTGGGACAAAACCTCGGCTTAATTGGCGTTGCCATTGGTGCCGTTCTCTTCACCCGTGCTATCTCAATTTACGGCTTAGCCACGATTAGCAATGGACTTGTCAAGTCTGATATAGGTTGGCGACAGCAAACGGTGTTGTGGTGGGGGGGATTACGGGGTTCGGTTTCTATTGCCCTGGCTTTAAGTGTTCCGGTGACTTTGGAGGGACGACAAGATATTATTGTTACGGTTTTTGGCGTGGTACTGTTTACACTTTTAGTTGAGGGATTAACTACCCAATTCCTCCTGGAAAAACTGGATTTAATTGGTGATCAACCTGTACGTCAAAAATATTCTGAGGCAACTGCCCGTCGTGTGGCACTCAATCGAGTCAAAGACTATTTAGAGTCAGCAACGACTAACAACGAAATGAATTCAGAATTTTGTCAGTACCAGATAAAACTTGTTGATGGTCAACTCGAAAGTATTCACACCGAGCTTGACCAATTACTCCATCACCATCCTCAGTTACAAAACCTAGATATGGAACAACTGCAAGAACGAATGGTTGATATCGAGGCGGATACCTACGCTGAATTTATCCGCGCAGGACGTTTAACTGAGAACCTCTCCCCCTTACTCCAGGAAGCCTTAATTGAAGCTGATGAAAAGCTGATTGAGAGTGACTGA
- a CDS encoding tetratricopeptide repeat protein → MSKHYHLRFGLVTAAIALSFLSVSPALSNSLPKRQHSKQLVEGLYTNDLEAATFFQQGVMRYNRSDFKAAELAFRKALQEDPFIPMARYLLGNALFQQGQIAAAAEQYQMAIGLDPNMAEAHYNLGLMLYQQGNIEEAISAYQQAIAIDPNLAAARYNLGLALEAVGDTEAALSEYTQAVRLNPNSAVAKYNLALLLAKQNQVDSAIAALRQALRNDSQFVQAHYQLGLLLAQQNQITEAKNSFLRATQINSRFAPAHYRLGLIFLQQGDAEEAIRRFNWVTQIDPDNVDAYRQLGAALIQNGEYEQAIAALERAISLDPYDSLAHYNLAVALHRNQQYEDAISEYQQAILLNPKLSLAFYNLGIALQQVGRGQEAVSFLLEARNLFIEEGNLEKIDAVDQYLNQLNISSNPSPNSFQPMPAITEEP, encoded by the coding sequence ATGTCTAAACACTACCACCTCCGCTTTGGACTTGTCACCGCCGCGATCGCACTCAGTTTCCTGTCGGTTAGTCCCGCCTTGTCCAATAGTCTACCCAAGCGCCAGCATAGTAAGCAGTTAGTTGAGGGACTATACACGAATGACCTAGAAGCGGCGACATTTTTTCAACAAGGAGTCATGCGCTATAATCGCAGCGACTTCAAAGCCGCCGAGTTAGCCTTTCGCAAAGCTCTACAGGAAGATCCGTTTATCCCCATGGCACGGTATTTACTGGGGAATGCCCTGTTTCAGCAAGGTCAGATTGCCGCAGCCGCTGAACAATACCAGATGGCGATTGGTCTCGATCCGAATATGGCAGAGGCGCATTACAATCTGGGCTTGATGTTATACCAGCAAGGCAATATCGAGGAAGCAATTAGCGCCTATCAACAGGCGATCGCGATTGATCCCAATTTAGCAGCCGCTCGTTATAATCTAGGCTTGGCATTAGAAGCAGTCGGTGACACTGAAGCAGCGCTGAGTGAATACACACAAGCCGTTCGCCTCAATCCCAACTCGGCAGTTGCTAAGTACAATTTGGCTTTACTCCTCGCCAAACAAAACCAAGTCGATTCTGCGATCGCGGCACTACGGCAAGCCCTTCGCAATGATTCACAATTCGTACAAGCCCATTATCAACTAGGATTGCTGCTGGCTCAACAAAACCAGATTACTGAAGCCAAAAATTCCTTTCTCAGAGCAACCCAAATCAATTCCCGATTTGCACCCGCTCACTATCGACTGGGGCTAATTTTTCTGCAACAAGGGGATGCAGAAGAAGCCATTCGCAGATTTAATTGGGTGACGCAGATAGATCCTGACAATGTGGATGCTTATCGCCAATTGGGAGCCGCACTGATTCAAAATGGCGAATATGAGCAAGCGATCGCGGCACTGGAACGCGCTATATCACTCGATCCTTACGATTCGCTGGCGCACTACAATTTAGCCGTAGCGCTGCATCGCAATCAGCAGTATGAGGACGCGATTTCCGAATATCAACAAGCCATTCTGCTCAATCCCAAACTATCACTCGCGTTTTACAATCTGGGAATTGCCCTCCAACAAGTTGGACGGGGACAAGAGGCGGTTTCTTTCCTTTTAGAAGCGAGAAATTTGTTTATTGAAGAAGGAAATTTGGAGAAAATTGATGCGGTTGATCAATATCTGAATCAACTGAATATTTCATCAAATCCATCACCCAATTCTTTCCAACCAATGCCTGCAATAACGGAAGAACCTTAG
- the queA gene encoding tRNA preQ1(34) S-adenosylmethionine ribosyltransferase-isomerase QueA translates to MTNDLLLSSYNYDLPEGRIAQTPISPRDSSRLLVVESPTQHQHRIFRDLPQLLRSGDLLVLNNTRVIPARLYGRKVTGTPVEVLLLEEREQNCWLALVKPGRRLKVGSTIVFEPDQPIVPASYGKTPLSSDDTETLRQDNLKNRSPLKATIIARDDATSGRLLQFDLPKGQSLVTLLPNYGQVPFPPYITHSQATPDQYQTVYAQIPGAVAAPTAGLHFTPELLEQCHISGIEQASITLHVGVGTFRPVEVEDVTNHQMHGEWLEISAATVAQIQQTKAAGGRVIAVGTTVVRALEGAAANGEFQPYCGKTELFIYPGYQWQVVDGLITNFHLPRSTLLMLVSALIGRERLLKLYAEAIAYNYRFYSFGDAMLILPEAVNH, encoded by the coding sequence ATGACAAATGACCTATTGCTTTCCAGCTATAACTATGATCTGCCAGAGGGTCGGATTGCTCAAACACCCATTTCCCCTAGAGATAGTTCTCGTTTGCTCGTGGTTGAGTCTCCAACTCAGCACCAACACCGCATTTTCCGAGATTTACCTCAGTTATTGCGTTCCGGCGACCTGTTGGTTTTGAATAATACCCGGGTAATCCCAGCTCGACTTTATGGTCGCAAGGTAACAGGTACGCCTGTGGAAGTGTTATTGCTGGAGGAACGGGAACAGAACTGTTGGTTGGCATTGGTGAAACCGGGACGACGGCTAAAAGTGGGTTCAACAATAGTCTTTGAACCGGATCAACCTATTGTTCCGGCAAGTTATGGGAAGACTCCTCTATCTTCAGACGATACAGAAACACTAAGACAGGACAATCTAAAAAATAGATCTCCCCTGAAGGCAACAATTATCGCCAGAGATGATGCAACCAGTGGGCGTCTATTGCAGTTTGACCTACCCAAGGGGCAGTCCCTAGTCACCCTGTTACCTAACTATGGTCAAGTGCCTTTTCCGCCTTACATCACCCACTCTCAAGCCACACCCGATCAGTATCAAACCGTATACGCCCAAATCCCTGGTGCAGTAGCCGCACCGACAGCCGGATTACATTTCACCCCTGAACTTTTGGAACAGTGTCACATAAGCGGAATTGAGCAGGCGTCGATTACCTTGCATGTTGGTGTTGGCACGTTTCGCCCAGTGGAGGTAGAAGATGTAACGAATCATCAAATGCATGGGGAGTGGTTAGAGATATCCGCCGCAACGGTGGCACAAATTCAGCAAACCAAAGCCGCCGGGGGGCGGGTGATTGCCGTTGGCACAACTGTGGTGAGGGCGTTGGAAGGGGCGGCGGCGAACGGGGAATTCCAGCCCTATTGTGGTAAAACCGAATTATTTATCTATCCCGGCTATCAGTGGCAGGTAGTTGATGGATTGATTACCAACTTTCACTTACCCCGTTCCACGTTGTTGATGCTAGTGAGTGCATTGATTGGCAGAGAACGACTGTTGAAGTTGTATGCTGAAGCGATCGCGTATAATTATCGATTTTACTCCTTTGGTGATGCCATGCTGATTTTGCCAGAAGCGGTTAACCATTAA
- a CDS encoding pentapeptide repeat-containing protein — protein sequence MTAEELLQRYAAGQRDFQCVNLSNEVLSWADLTGANFSGANLSGVILNWANLSQVKLRCANLSNSDLNWANLERADLQGANLSGAEVSAANLKEADWSGAIMPDGTILSEHNDSQDCRFLSWLVRFFRQENKYDF from the coding sequence ATGACAGCCGAGGAACTGCTACAGCGATATGCAGCCGGACAACGGGATTTTCAATGTGTCAATTTGAGTAACGAAGTTCTCAGTTGGGCAGATTTGACGGGAGCGAATTTCAGTGGAGCAAATTTGAGTGGGGTAATTCTGAATTGGGCTAACCTCAGTCAAGTTAAGTTGAGATGTGCAAACTTGAGCAACTCTGATTTAAATTGGGCGAACCTGGAACGGGCAGATTTACAGGGAGCAAATTTGAGTGGTGCAGAGGTGAGTGCCGCTAATCTGAAGGAAGCCGATTGGAGTGGAGCAATTATGCCTGATGGTACAATCTTGTCTGAACATAATGATAGTCAAGATTGCCGATTTCTATCCTGGTTGGTTAGATTCTTTAGGCAAGAAAACAAGTACGATTTCTGA
- a CDS encoding DUF3685 domain-containing protein — translation MTNQSTQILLIDDDPIFRLGLVTALEAFADLDIMAEVDTATAALERLTTVLPQEQVNLIILDLALGRSLGSPLTGLSLCQQLKTDYPNLPILLLTAPSEPNQLTAAKGLGVEGYCAKGCAINLIVEAIRQVKAGESYWQMLPTPANSLPPPRWHTQLRQSGLQQIEAALKQVTAQLQQGNLSRLDWLFWTGRRRELLTARWLVNQLLPTDSGLVPTNNSNSPAEPLPRLNPSSSRPPVPQNRLRPSPTSALSKTSSEALQFQPSTPQAMTLTKLDSSLANLTNTPLEIDILQVERRRELLRTVLYKFEEMLEALRFSQVTMEQLTQKRSRLLHDLWQVSLTDFFGQYSTLVIGNQTIEMVDILRQDRDVVQTAILDKIPLVIELLGNCLFEAPLMIDNVSYPAHTPEAMARAELLLQNLIIQVANGIIQPLLNEFSDIEIVKHNFYDKRLMSSREITRFRNNLSWKYRRNQYIDEPQAIFESRYDLFVLSEIGIKKVAIYSPRRQELEQLQGTQLAVTIAYEFRDAIAPRLRGTVGWVGKGVVYVLTQVLGRGIGLILRGVIQGVGSAWQDTWFGKNGERGK, via the coding sequence ATGACAAATCAATCCACTCAAATCCTACTTATTGACGATGACCCAATTTTCCGATTAGGTTTAGTCACTGCCTTAGAAGCCTTTGCTGATTTAGATATCATGGCTGAGGTTGATACAGCAACGGCAGCCCTGGAACGCCTAACTACCGTACTCCCCCAAGAACAGGTTAATTTAATTATCTTAGACTTGGCACTAGGGCGATCGCTCGGCAGTCCCCTAACCGGACTATCTTTATGCCAACAACTTAAGACAGATTATCCCAACCTACCCATCTTATTGCTAACTGCCCCATCTGAACCCAATCAACTGACCGCCGCCAAAGGTTTAGGAGTGGAGGGTTACTGTGCTAAAGGATGTGCCATCAACTTAATTGTGGAAGCCATTCGACAAGTCAAAGCGGGTGAATCCTACTGGCAAATGTTACCCACCCCCGCCAATTCATTACCTCCCCCACGCTGGCATACCCAATTACGCCAGTCAGGATTACAACAAATTGAAGCCGCGTTAAAACAGGTAACAGCACAACTTCAACAAGGAAATTTATCCCGCCTAGATTGGCTATTTTGGACGGGACGCCGCCGAGAATTATTGACAGCCCGTTGGCTGGTGAATCAGCTATTACCGACAGATTCTGGACTAGTTCCCACTAATAATAGTAATAGCCCTGCCGAACCTCTACCACGTTTAAATCCTTCATCATCTCGTCCTCCTGTCCCCCAAAATCGTCTGCGCCCATCCCCCACCAGTGCCTTATCCAAAACCTCCTCTGAGGCGTTGCAGTTTCAACCGTCTACACCCCAGGCGATGACGTTGACCAAACTCGATTCGAGTTTGGCAAATCTGACGAATACTCCCTTGGAAATCGATATTTTGCAAGTGGAGAGACGCCGGGAATTACTGCGTACTGTCCTCTACAAGTTTGAGGAAATGCTGGAGGCATTGCGCTTTTCTCAGGTAACAATGGAGCAATTGACCCAGAAGCGATCGCGCTTATTACATGATTTATGGCAGGTTTCTCTCACTGACTTTTTTGGTCAATACTCAACCTTAGTCATCGGCAATCAAACTATCGAAATGGTTGACATTTTGCGGCAAGATCGGGATGTAGTGCAAACGGCTATTTTGGATAAAATTCCTTTGGTGATTGAGTTATTAGGAAATTGCCTCTTTGAAGCCCCGTTGATGATTGATAATGTATCTTATCCTGCCCATACGCCAGAAGCAATGGCGCGAGCAGAATTATTGTTGCAAAATCTAATTATTCAAGTGGCTAATGGGATAATCCAACCCCTGTTAAATGAGTTTTCTGATATTGAAATTGTTAAACATAATTTTTATGATAAACGGTTAATGTCATCACGGGAAATAACCCGATTTAGAAACAATTTATCCTGGAAATATCGGCGCAACCAATATATCGATGAACCCCAAGCCATTTTTGAAAGTCGCTATGATTTATTTGTTTTGAGCGAAATTGGCATCAAAAAAGTCGCTATTTATTCCCCTAGACGCCAAGAATTAGAACAACTACAGGGTACTCAGCTAGCCGTCACCATCGCCTATGAATTTCGGGATGCGATCGCGCCACGTTTACGGGGAACAGTTGGCTGGGTTGGTAAAGGCGTAGTTTATGTTTTAACGCAAGTCTTAGGACGAGGAATTGGTTTAATTCTACGGGGCGTTATTCAAGGCGTAGGTAGTGCATGGCAAGATACATGGTTTGGCAAAAATGGAGAACGGGGAAAGTAA